A single genomic interval of Nostoc commune NIES-4072 harbors:
- a CDS encoding DUF5132 domain-containing protein — MAPKISDFVEDAGAPGIIAGIGAVLLAPVLLPIVAGVGKPLVKSVIKGGIGLYERSKGTIAEIGETWEDMVAEARAELAEEKETPVFEASATNGDNVADNGA, encoded by the coding sequence ATGGCACCTAAAATTAGTGATTTTGTTGAAGATGCAGGCGCTCCCGGTATTATAGCCGGAATTGGTGCAGTCCTCTTAGCGCCTGTTCTGCTGCCCATTGTCGCTGGAGTTGGTAAACCCTTAGTCAAGTCAGTCATTAAAGGCGGAATTGGTCTTTATGAAAGAAGCAAAGGAACCATTGCAGAAATCGGCGAAACCTGGGAAGACATGGTAGCCGAAGCCAGAGCAGAACTTGCTGAAGAAAAAGAAACCCCCGTATTTGAAGCGTCTGCCACCAATGGCGATAATGTCGCCGATAATGGTGCATAA
- a CDS encoding HMA2 domain-containing protein, whose protein sequence is MLTNGYNTYNKMPQIIDKPTFKTSPQSISTKFVSSTPGRLRLRVAHSHRQPEKMQRIANALSANSHITQVKTNVHHGSIVINHDGKDGSLENVLATLKDLGIIFADVSEGNTEAAAGVSSAIVDLNQRVKQVTHGAFDLRILFPLGLASLSVRQLFKKGLQLEMIPWYVLAWYAFDSFIKLHGTNQKQSPNE, encoded by the coding sequence ATGTTGACAAATGGTTATAACACCTACAATAAAATGCCGCAAATTATAGACAAACCCACTTTCAAAACATCACCACAATCGATATCTACAAAATTTGTAAGTTCAACCCCCGGAAGATTGCGGTTGAGAGTGGCTCATTCCCATCGTCAACCAGAAAAGATGCAACGCATCGCCAATGCTTTGTCAGCAAATTCTCACATTACTCAAGTTAAGACAAATGTCCATCATGGCAGTATTGTTATCAATCACGATGGTAAAGATGGCAGTCTAGAAAACGTGCTAGCAACACTTAAAGATTTAGGAATAATTTTTGCCGATGTCTCCGAGGGTAACACCGAAGCAGCAGCAGGAGTATCATCCGCGATTGTTGACTTAAACCAGCGCGTCAAACAGGTAACACACGGTGCTTTCGATCTGCGAATTCTTTTCCCTTTGGGATTAGCTAGTCTTTCGGTACGGCAATTATTTAAGAAAGGGTTACAGCTAGAAATGATTCCTTGGTATGTTTTAGCATGGTATGCTTTTGATAGTTTTATTAAATTGCACGGAACTAACCAAAAACAATCACCAAACGAGTAA
- a CDS encoding WD40 repeat domain-containing protein, translated as MQQGLRLLIELVLEFAPVVAELVQKRSQDLALSKYEPIEVIPEILKVLNPSNKKSSYFEDFEQERIFQQQLVADNHQTQLRIAAQERETSLKLPEEVNKILDSWPLRLYPSQILDHTNYERTPLKIFIAPPQVHFDQFNENRHETIYQIELMLAEGLRNFLNKHYSLNSQVRPTELLAGAWDSKRFHSESSIKALFGMLKTEPILILESENDGDYLNFRIAYWGLGQDNYYYKTIARLPYREILEESAKKRALEWKKIRDELLALGENLENINHIGKDNVVNLAILEKAEKWNEKGIDISKLSLQYQVNRQDFENLCQVLITYHCLVAGWVADIYHLVNYGVPPLLPELLPSLLSDTFDLQSIEVIASGYKQVYQALENERCYWIPELALQLAQSLSHLSDAYGGKLRSWANEQLDYSVNTWLQLRQISLQNSTNPLQAMQSAVSIKDEEYVKKLREYFVAVGDSQSLADVEEILNCVANLKHQVTLQHIVLSHTLIGHSEKVTSVVISPDSESLVTGCADKTIKVWNLKSGKLIRTLTEDLGEISSVAISPNEHYLAIGSCQHPKSNVKVYDLNSGKLIHTLLGHQKPVNCIAISPDGQILASGSNKIKIWNLHKGNAYGGLCQRICTLWHSSAVNAAAISPDGTILASGSSDNKIRLWNPRTGDPLRTLNGHLGGVKSVIISPDGEFLFSGSTDKTIKIWHLATGQVLHTLTGHLEEVRSLAVSPDGEILFSGSADKTIKIWHLRTGELLQTITEHSGAVNSIAISRNAQFLASGSSDKTIKIWQIN; from the coding sequence ATGCAGCAAGGGTTAAGGTTACTAATTGAATTGGTACTAGAGTTTGCACCTGTTGTTGCAGAGCTAGTACAAAAGAGAAGTCAAGATTTAGCTCTGAGTAAATATGAACCGATTGAAGTAATTCCCGAAATACTCAAAGTTCTAAATCCTTCAAATAAAAAAAGTAGTTATTTTGAAGACTTTGAGCAAGAAAGAATTTTCCAACAGCAGTTAGTAGCCGACAATCACCAAACGCAATTAAGAATAGCTGCCCAAGAGCGAGAAACATCACTCAAGTTGCCAGAAGAAGTCAATAAAATTCTTGATAGCTGGCCCTTAAGATTATACCCTTCACAGATTTTAGACCACACCAATTATGAGCGCACTCCACTAAAAATTTTTATAGCTCCTCCTCAAGTACATTTTGACCAATTTAACGAGAATAGACATGAAACAATTTACCAAATTGAGTTAATGTTGGCTGAAGGATTACGAAATTTTCTCAACAAGCATTACTCTCTAAACAGTCAAGTTAGACCAACAGAATTATTGGCAGGAGCTTGGGATAGTAAACGTTTTCACAGTGAATCAAGTATTAAGGCTCTGTTTGGAATGTTGAAAACAGAGCCTATTTTGATTTTAGAGTCAGAAAATGACGGAGATTATTTAAATTTTCGGATTGCCTACTGGGGTTTGGGACAAGATAATTATTATTATAAAACAATTGCTCGTTTACCTTATCGAGAAATTTTGGAAGAGTCTGCTAAAAAACGAGCGTTAGAATGGAAAAAGATTAGAGATGAACTTCTGGCATTGGGAGAAAATTTAGAGAATATTAATCACATTGGCAAAGACAATGTTGTTAATTTGGCAATTTTAGAAAAGGCAGAAAAATGGAATGAAAAAGGAATTGATATTAGTAAGTTATCTTTACAATATCAAGTCAACCGTCAAGACTTTGAAAACCTTTGCCAGGTTTTGATTACCTATCACTGTTTGGTTGCAGGCTGGGTAGCGGATATTTATCACCTGGTTAATTATGGTGTACCTCCGTTACTACCAGAGTTGCTGCCGAGTTTGCTGTCAGATACTTTTGATTTACAATCAATAGAAGTTATCGCCTCTGGTTACAAGCAAGTTTACCAAGCTCTGGAAAATGAGCGTTGTTACTGGATTCCAGAATTGGCTTTGCAATTAGCCCAGAGTTTATCTCATTTAAGCGATGCCTACGGCGGTAAACTACGCTCTTGGGCAAATGAACAGCTTGATTATTCTGTGAATACATGGTTACAACTACGCCAAATATCACTACAGAATTCTACTAACCCGCTTCAGGCAATGCAATCAGCCGTCAGCATCAAAGATGAGGAATATGTAAAAAAGTTAAGAGAATATTTTGTTGCAGTCGGTGATAGTCAGAGTCTTGCTGATGTTGAGGAAATTTTGAATTGCGTCGCCAACCTCAAACACCAAGTTACACTACAACATATCGTTCTCAGTCACACCCTAATTGGACATTCAGAAAAGGTGACATCTGTCGTCATTAGTCCTGATTCTGAAAGTTTAGTAACCGGGTGTGCAGATAAAACCATCAAGGTATGGAATCTTAAAAGCGGCAAACTTATTCGCACCCTCACAGAAGATTTAGGCGAAATTTCCTCTGTTGCGATTAGTCCTAATGAACATTATCTCGCTATTGGTAGTTGCCAACATCCCAAAAGTAATGTTAAGGTCTACGACCTCAATTCTGGTAAACTAATTCACACTCTGTTAGGACATCAAAAACCGGTTAATTGCATCGCCATCAGTCCCGATGGACAAATTCTTGCTAGTGGCAGTAATAAAATCAAAATTTGGAATTTGCATAAAGGCAATGCCTACGGCGGGCTATGCCAACGCATTTGTACCCTTTGGCATTCATCCGCAGTTAATGCTGCTGCTATCAGTCCTGATGGTACAATCCTTGCTAGTGGTAGTTCTGACAACAAAATTAGGCTGTGGAATCCCCGCACAGGAGATCCATTACGCACCCTCAACGGGCATTTAGGTGGTGTGAAATCAGTAATCATTAGTCCTGATGGAGAGTTTCTCTTTAGCGGTAGCACAGACAAAACTATCAAAATTTGGCATTTAGCTACAGGTCAAGTACTACACACATTGACTGGACATTTAGAAGAGGTAAGATCCTTAGCTGTTAGTCCTGATGGAGAAATCCTGTTTAGTGGTAGTGCAGACAAAACCATCAAAATTTGGCATTTGCGGACGGGAGAGTTACTACAAACTATCACAGAACACTCAGGGGCAGTAAATTCTATTGCTATTAGCCGGAATGCCCAATTTCTTGCTAGTGGTAGTTCCGATAAAACCATCAAGATTTGGCAGATTAATTAA
- a CDS encoding phosphatase PAP2 family protein, with amino-acid sequence MGNPHFHKLSNQNHWVQAIHTAVKGRARYKVNGLYHSEALKKYLESRLLEKEIISRASANSYTGNVLVIFHPDKSLKAIALLIQDILLDYRQKSSKSLASAAVIKENTAFVGANNRNISDLAVLPQISMQRQLNQTGSQLIPVLGAVGALVCVTGLLYAYNLDEAILLLIQRLHTPLRDRIMLSITFMGDPVVMLISSLGLAISPLFYNRRREAAMLGIAGVGAILLNCLMKLLFGRARPALWKHIIKVGQHSFPSGHAMVSIVIYGFTGYLLAKQFPEWRFWIYGLTIILIAAIGFSRLYLGVHWLTDVTAGYGAGLVWLIACIISLESEQKSRSLQAG; translated from the coding sequence ATGGGTAATCCTCACTTTCATAAACTTTCTAATCAAAACCATTGGGTTCAAGCAATACATACTGCTGTTAAAGGAAGAGCTAGATATAAGGTAAATGGGCTTTATCATTCAGAAGCTCTTAAAAAATATCTTGAATCGAGATTATTAGAAAAGGAAATAATCTCACGAGCTAGTGCTAATAGTTACACAGGGAATGTTCTTGTTATCTTTCATCCAGATAAAAGTTTAAAGGCGATCGCTCTCCTCATTCAAGACATCCTCTTAGATTATCGGCAAAAAAGCAGTAAATCACTTGCTTCTGCCGCAGTTATTAAAGAAAATACTGCTTTCGTTGGGGCTAATAATCGAAACATATCTGATTTAGCCGTACTGCCTCAAATATCTATGCAGCGACAATTAAACCAAACAGGTAGTCAACTTATTCCGGTATTGGGGGCTGTTGGCGCTCTTGTATGCGTCACCGGACTGTTGTACGCATATAATCTTGACGAAGCCATTTTGCTGTTGATCCAGAGGTTGCATACACCACTGCGCGATCGCATCATGCTTAGTATCACTTTTATGGGCGATCCAGTAGTAATGCTGATATCTTCTTTGGGGCTGGCGATTAGTCCGTTATTTTATAATCGTCGCCGAGAAGCAGCTATGTTGGGCATCGCTGGAGTCGGTGCAATCTTACTAAATTGTTTGATGAAATTATTATTTGGTAGAGCGCGTCCAGCCCTGTGGAAGCATATTATTAAGGTGGGTCAACACAGTTTTCCTAGTGGCCATGCAATGGTTTCGATAGTGATTTACGGTTTTACCGGCTATCTTCTGGCAAAGCAGTTTCCTGAATGGCGCTTTTGGATTTATGGTTTGACTATTATTTTAATTGCTGCGATCGGTTTCAGTCGGCTTTATCTTGGTGTACATTGGCTAACTGATGTCACAGCTGGCTACGGGGCAGGTTTAGTGTGGTTGATTGCCTGTATTATTAGCTTGGAATCGGAGCAAAAATCTCGCTCACTGCAAGCAGGCTGA
- a CDS encoding pentapeptide repeat-containing protein gives MNLFLRPLIPMVFVLTPSLVTQGNDLFRQHVIQQLQETRKCFGCNLSGVNFSGRNLQKIDLRSANLQGANLKNANLRYANLEWADIRNANLQGADLTGAILKNTLLADADLQKANLEASNLEGTDFRNANLSHANLRKASKNNDVQGGNSITICETVLPNGMISNRCNHQTSFENLKHIL, from the coding sequence ATGAATCTCTTTCTACGACCACTGATTCCTATGGTATTTGTCCTTACTCCCTCTTTAGTTACCCAAGGCAATGATTTGTTTCGACAGCATGTAATTCAACAGCTTCAAGAAACTAGAAAATGTTTTGGCTGTAATTTATCGGGAGTTAACTTTTCCGGGAGAAACTTACAAAAAATAGACTTGCGATCGGCAAATCTTCAGGGAGCTAACCTGAAAAATGCTAATCTCCGATATGCAAATTTAGAGTGGGCAGATATTCGGAATGCAAATCTGCAAGGAGCCGATCTAACTGGAGCTATCCTCAAGAATACATTGCTAGCTGATGCTGATTTGCAAAAGGCAAATTTGGAAGCGTCTAACTTAGAAGGAACAGATTTTAGAAATGCCAATCTTAGCCATGCAAATTTAAGAAAAGCTTCAAAAAACAACGACGTTCAGGGTGGAAATTCTATAACTATCTGTGAAACAGTATTACCAAATGGAATGATATCAAATCGTTGTAATCATCAAACTTCATTTGAAAACCTTAAACACATTTTATGA
- a CDS encoding TrkA C-terminal domain-containing protein — protein MFKNNNHLKPSLFGVLIQANSVYCGIHLTEIQLPEQCAFLGILRQNQVLSTTDNPTIFVGDYILAIATHPMMIPALKVTLKKIHSVYYSLNSCLLEARQTANQFDNLDDSDVSSNSNSIYY, from the coding sequence GTGTTCAAAAATAATAACCATTTAAAACCAAGCTTGTTTGGTGTTTTAATCCAAGCTAATAGCGTTTATTGCGGCATTCACTTAACTGAAATTCAGTTGCCAGAACAATGCGCTTTTTTAGGAATATTAAGACAGAATCAAGTCCTTTCAACAACAGATAATCCTACTATTTTCGTAGGAGACTACATTTTAGCCATAGCAACCCATCCGATGATGATTCCAGCCTTAAAAGTCACTCTTAAGAAAATTCATTCTGTTTACTATTCTCTTAACAGTTGCTTACTGGAAGCTCGACAAACAGCCAACCAATTTGATAATTTAGATGACTCAGATGTATCATCCAATTCCAACTCCATATATTATTAG
- the kdpC gene encoding K(+)-transporting ATPase subunit C gives MSFAREAGRAVRSTLVLWVMVAIIYPFAMIAIGQIGFPFQANGSLLKNSTGQVVGSALIGQPFSSDRYFNSRPSTTSYSTADPKKDDAGVLQTGVSGASNLAPSNPALMERIKGKDDPEKSKKVQGDFTRLKTAGVQPTGDLVYTSGSSLDPHITPEAAIAQIARVAKARGVQPNQLETLIAQNTDGRFLGIFGEPGVNVLKLNLALDQIKK, from the coding sequence ATGAGTTTTGCACGCGAAGCTGGTAGAGCTGTTCGTTCTACCCTGGTACTTTGGGTTATGGTCGCGATTATTTATCCTTTTGCGATGATTGCCATTGGACAGATTGGGTTTCCGTTTCAAGCAAACGGTAGTCTACTGAAAAATAGCACAGGTCAAGTTGTTGGTTCTGCTTTAATTGGTCAACCTTTTAGTAGCGATCGCTATTTTAACAGTCGTCCGAGTACCACCAGCTACAGCACAGCCGATCCCAAAAAAGATGATGCGGGTGTTTTGCAAACTGGGGTTTCCGGCGCTAGTAACTTGGCTCCCAGTAATCCCGCATTAATGGAACGCATCAAAGGTAAAGATGACCCAGAAAAGAGCAAAAAGGTTCAAGGTGACTTCACTCGTCTAAAAACAGCAGGAGTGCAGCCCACTGGCGATTTAGTCTACACCTCTGGTTCTAGCCTTGATCCTCACATTACTCCCGAAGCTGCGATCGCGCAAATTGCAAGAGTAGCCAAGGCGCGAGGAGTTCAGCCAAACCAACTAGAAACTTTAATTGCCCAAAACACCGACGGCCGCTTTCTCGGCATCTTTGGTGAGCCTGGAGTTAATGTGTTGAAGCTGAATTTAGCTCTAGATCAGATTAAGAAATAA
- a CDS encoding potassium-transporting ATPase subunit F, with amino-acid sequence MKSVQIRRTILASQVLEEITEIWCQWRRQKLPLYLFLAMCFNLVVAPMVYAATGEQLSRSQSWGLGLLGMVTLGLSIYLFFVMFVPEKF; translated from the coding sequence ATGAAATCCGTTCAGATCCGCCGCACTATTCTTGCATCCCAAGTATTAGAAGAAATAACTGAAATTTGGTGTCAATGGCGTAGACAAAAGCTGCCACTGTATTTATTCTTGGCAATGTGTTTCAACCTAGTGGTTGCACCTATGGTCTATGCCGCTACTGGTGAACAACTTTCCCGCAGTCAATCTTGGGGATTGGGGCTGTTAGGAATGGTGACACTAGGGCTTTCTATCTATTTATTTTTTGTAATGTTTGTACCGGAGAAATTCTAA
- the kdpB gene encoding potassium-transporting ATPase subunit KdpB yields the protein MPTTTDSPSPRIGSGTRDSRKHTPKTDMRGLYQRAIRESFVKLDPRITVKNPVMFVVWVGTIVTFLVSLNPNLFGTIQADINQQRLLNGLITFILFFTLVFANFAEAVAEGRGKAQADSLRSTRSDTIANKILPDGSIQQVNSTELRRGDLVKVVANNMIPADGDVIKGIGSVDESAITGESAPVLKQPGTDIASSVTGGTRLLSDELTIRISADPGQGFIDRMISLVEGAERSKTPNEIALTVLLAVLTQVFLIVVATMPPFVGYIASFISTAFGVEAGNSLRAGASVAILISLLVALIPTTIGGLLSAIGIAGMDRVAQFNVIATSGRAVEACGDINTLVLDKTGTITLGNRMADEFIPLDNHSIEDVARISLAASLFDETPEGKSIVVLAEKSQAAVDFNLDKAEGVEFSAKTRMSGTNLPDGKQIRKGAVDAIKGFVRSRGGYIPDDVDAAYERVSRLGGTPLAVCQDDKIYGVIYLKDIVKPGLRERFDQLRRMGVRTIMLTGDNRITASVIAEEAGVDDFIAEATPEDKIEVIRSEQSQGKLVAMTGDGTNDAPALAQANVGVAMNSGTQAAKEAANMVDLDSDPTKLIDLVTIGKQLLITRGALTTFSIANDIAKYFAIIPTIFAAAGIGALNIMGLKSAQSAIVSALIYNALIIPALIPLALKGVKFLPLTADQLLRRNIFIYGLGGIVAPFIAIKLIDIILPLS from the coding sequence ATGCCCACTACTACTGATTCTCCTTCGCCTCGTATTGGATCTGGAACTCGTGACTCGCGCAAGCACACCCCCAAAACAGATATGCGGGGGCTTTACCAAAGAGCAATTCGTGAGTCATTTGTCAAGCTCGATCCGCGAATTACTGTCAAAAACCCAGTTATGTTTGTTGTTTGGGTGGGGACAATTGTCACTTTTCTTGTTAGCCTTAACCCAAATTTGTTTGGCACAATTCAGGCAGATATAAATCAACAACGCCTTTTAAATGGGTTAATTACCTTTATTCTCTTTTTTACACTCGTTTTTGCCAACTTTGCCGAAGCTGTGGCTGAAGGACGCGGTAAAGCTCAGGCTGATTCACTGCGATCGACGCGATCGGATACGATCGCTAACAAAATCCTCCCCGATGGTTCGATACAACAAGTCAATTCTACGGAACTGCGACGGGGCGATTTGGTAAAAGTGGTTGCAAACAACATGATTCCCGCCGATGGAGATGTAATTAAAGGCATCGGCTCGGTGGATGAGTCTGCAATTACTGGAGAATCTGCCCCGGTACTGAAGCAACCAGGGACAGATATTGCCAGTTCGGTGACAGGCGGTACACGCCTACTATCTGATGAGTTGACAATTCGCATTAGTGCCGATCCTGGCCAAGGCTTTATTGATCGCATGATCTCCCTGGTAGAAGGGGCAGAACGCAGCAAGACTCCTAACGAGATTGCTTTGACGGTATTGTTGGCAGTGTTAACACAGGTGTTCTTGATTGTGGTGGCGACTATGCCCCCATTTGTCGGCTACATCGCCAGCTTTATCAGCACAGCGTTTGGAGTTGAGGCGGGAAACAGTTTGCGGGCGGGTGCTAGCGTTGCTATTCTCATCTCGCTACTGGTAGCTTTAATTCCTACAACTATCGGTGGTTTGCTTAGTGCGATCGGGATTGCTGGAATGGATAGAGTTGCCCAATTTAACGTCATTGCTACCTCTGGTCGAGCCGTAGAAGCTTGCGGTGACATCAACACCTTGGTGCTAGATAAGACAGGGACGATTACCTTGGGTAATCGGATGGCTGATGAGTTTATTCCTCTGGATAATCACTCAATAGAAGATGTGGCACGAATTTCTCTAGCTGCTAGCTTGTTTGATGAAACGCCAGAAGGCAAATCGATTGTAGTTTTAGCAGAAAAATCTCAGGCTGCGGTAGATTTCAATCTCGACAAAGCCGAGGGTGTGGAATTTTCCGCGAAAACCCGGATGAGTGGCACGAATTTACCCGATGGTAAACAAATTCGCAAAGGTGCGGTGGATGCTATTAAGGGATTTGTCCGTTCTCGTGGCGGTTACATTCCTGATGATGTAGACGCAGCTTATGAGCGAGTTTCCCGGTTAGGCGGTACACCCTTAGCTGTCTGCCAAGATGACAAAATTTATGGTGTCATCTACCTCAAAGATATTGTGAAACCTGGTTTAAGGGAACGATTTGACCAACTCCGCCGCATGGGTGTTCGCACGATCATGCTTACAGGTGACAATCGGATTACCGCTTCGGTAATTGCTGAGGAAGCTGGGGTGGATGATTTCATTGCCGAAGCGACTCCAGAAGACAAAATTGAGGTGATTCGCTCTGAACAATCACAGGGTAAACTGGTGGCAATGACTGGGGATGGTACTAATGATGCACCTGCTTTGGCTCAAGCAAATGTGGGTGTGGCGATGAACTCTGGAACGCAAGCTGCCAAAGAAGCTGCTAACATGGTGGACTTAGACTCCGATCCCACGAAGCTAATTGACTTAGTAACCATAGGTAAACAGTTGCTAATTACTCGTGGAGCCTTGACAACATTCTCCATCGCTAACGATATTGCCAAGTATTTTGCCATCATCCCCACTATCTTCGCAGCTGCTGGAATCGGCGCACTTAATATTATGGGATTAAAGAGTGCCCAATCTGCGATCGTCTCGGCGCTGATTTACAACGCCTTGATTATTCCGGCACTGATTCCACTGGCACTTAAAGGGGTAAAGTTTTTACCTTTAACAGCAGATCAACTGCTACGTCGCAACATCTTCATCTATGGTCTGGGTGGCATTGTTGCTCCCTTTATTGCCATCAAACTGATAGATATTATCCTACCTTTGTCTTAA
- the kdpA gene encoding potassium-transporting ATPase subunit KdpA, whose protein sequence is MLEGWIQIALTLLIVVAITPFFGRYMACVYLEQSTFIDPILNPVERVIYALVGVKNKENMTGWQYGRAILYSNVAMGLLIFFIIMNQGWLPLNPTGINAPSWDTALHTTISFITNTNQQHYSGETYMSYGSQMWGLGYHMFTSAATGLAVGIAFIRGLTGRSLGNFYVDLIRSITRILLPICIVGGIVLMAAGVPETLGGAVVFPTLENPNISQAIARGPVAHFEIIKQLGENGGGFFAINSAHPFENPNGFTNLIQIVAMLSIPTSLIYTYGLFANNTKQAWLVYGMVGVIYLVFVIVTAIGEYNGNPAVNALLGSQQVNLEGKEVRFGWAQSALFATSTTGTMCGAVNSLHDSFMPNGGFITLSNMFLQIIWGGQGTGTAYLFAYLILAVFATGLMVGRTPEFLGRKIEKREVVLASFLILLVHPIAIMIPAGIALAFPDQLSGISNPGFHGFAQVIYEYASAAANNGSGFEGLGDSQPSPLAIATGAKTTATALWWNLSTCFSLIAGRYIPILGLLFLADSMSRKQAVPYTTGTLRTDTGLFTGVTAGVILILGALTFFPVLALGPIGEAFFIAKGIG, encoded by the coding sequence ATGTTAGAAGGATGGATTCAAATTGCGTTGACGCTACTAATTGTAGTAGCAATAACTCCTTTCTTTGGGCGCTATATGGCGTGTGTATACCTAGAGCAGAGTACTTTTATCGACCCAATTTTGAATCCGGTTGAGCGAGTAATTTATGCCTTGGTTGGTGTTAAAAACAAAGAAAATATGACGGGCTGGCAGTATGGGCGGGCAATCCTGTATAGCAATGTAGCAATGGGGTTGCTGATTTTCTTTATTATCATGAATCAGGGATGGCTGCCCCTGAATCCTACGGGGATAAATGCCCCAAGTTGGGATACAGCACTGCATACTACTATTTCTTTTATTACTAATACCAACCAGCAGCACTATTCTGGTGAAACCTACATGAGCTATGGCAGCCAAATGTGGGGACTTGGTTATCACATGTTCACCTCTGCTGCGACTGGTTTGGCGGTAGGAATTGCTTTTATCCGGGGATTGACTGGTAGATCGTTAGGCAACTTTTATGTAGACCTAATTCGCTCAATTACCCGAATTTTGCTGCCTATTTGTATTGTGGGCGGCATTGTCTTGATGGCTGCTGGCGTTCCCGAAACTCTGGGGGGTGCAGTTGTATTCCCTACTTTGGAAAATCCGAATATTAGTCAGGCGATCGCTCGTGGCCCTGTTGCCCATTTTGAAATTATCAAGCAATTAGGGGAAAACGGCGGCGGCTTTTTCGCCATCAACTCGGCACACCCCTTTGAAAATCCCAACGGATTTACTAACTTAATTCAAATCGTGGCGATGCTTTCGATTCCTACTTCCCTAATCTACACTTATGGGTTGTTTGCGAACAACACTAAGCAAGCTTGGTTAGTTTACGGCATGGTAGGCGTTATTTATTTAGTATTTGTCATCGTCACTGCCATTGGTGAATACAACGGCAATCCGGCTGTGAATGCACTGCTGGGTAGTCAGCAAGTGAATTTAGAGGGTAAAGAAGTCCGGTTTGGTTGGGCGCAATCTGCGCTATTTGCAACGAGTACAACTGGTACTATGTGCGGCGCAGTCAATAGTTTACACGACTCCTTTATGCCCAACGGCGGTTTTATTACCCTTTCCAATATGTTCCTGCAAATTATCTGGGGTGGACAGGGTACTGGAACTGCTTATTTATTTGCTTACTTGATTCTGGCTGTATTCGCTACAGGGTTGATGGTAGGACGCACACCAGAATTTTTGGGACGCAAGATTGAGAAGCGCGAGGTTGTACTTGCTAGTTTCCTGATTCTGCTGGTTCACCCGATCGCAATTATGATTCCCGCAGGTATCGCTTTGGCATTTCCCGATCAACTATCAGGAATTAGTAATCCCGGCTTTCACGGCTTTGCTCAAGTTATTTATGAATACGCCTCGGCTGCTGCTAACAACGGTTCTGGGTTTGAAGGTTTGGGAGATTCACAACCGTCTCCTTTGGCGATTGCTACAGGTGCAAAAACCACTGCAACTGCCCTGTGGTGGAATTTGAGTACCTGCTTCAGTTTAATTGCTGGACGCTATATTCCAATTCTGGGTTTGCTGTTTTTAGCAGATAGTATGTCTCGTAAGCAAGCTGTTCCTTACACGACTGGTACATTGCGAACGGATACCGGACTATTTACAGGCGTTACCGCAGGCGTGATTTTAATCTTGGGCGCACTTACATTTTTCCCAGTACTTGCATTAGGCCCCATTGGTGAAGCCTTTTTTATTGCTAAAGGTATTGGCTAG
- a CDS encoding type II toxin-antitoxin system VapC family toxin has protein sequence MTYLVDTNLLLLSVQPHHPMYADTLNAISTLRGAEEELFITSQNLIEFWRSATRPAQRNGLGLTIAEARTELERLEGLFLVLRTYAKIAKKLNFSNRQDAKSAENS, from the coding sequence GTGACTTATCTTGTCGATACCAACTTATTGCTATTAAGTGTACAGCCACATCACCCAATGTATGCAGATACACTGAACGCAATCTCAACTTTACGAGGAGCCGAAGAAGAGCTTTTTATTACCTCGCAAAACCTCATAGAGTTTTGGCGAAGTGCAACACGACCTGCTCAAAGGAACGGCTTAGGCTTAACCATCGCTGAAGCGAGGACGGAACTGGAGCGTTTAGAAGGTTTATTCTTAGTACTTAGGACTTACGCAAAAATTGCTAAAAAGCTTAATTTCTCGAACCGCCAAGACGCCAAGAGCGCCGAGAATTCGTAG